The Lacipirellula parvula genome window below encodes:
- the holA gene encoding DNA polymerase III subunit delta — protein sequence MAKKSAATLSGFDVLTDPKSVTVPGVVAIVGDDGFLQHEVRRALVAQLCGDDPDAAAEHLDGSEIEYRDLHDALSELSLFGSGRRVIVVEEADDLVKHYRDRLEDYVAKPRSDAILILEVTTWPSNTRLAKAVAESGLTIRCATPAQGRELTEFTKQLKDWLVVVARREYKCELVRAAADQLLEQIPPEPGILYQEIARLSLLAEPSRKIDVKLVQENVGGWRARKTWDMIDAAAEGRAADALQQLDRLFAAGEEAHALLPQMASTLRKFALAVRLFDQAERRRQAISIRIALERAGMPPFKLNDAERQLKQIGRPRARQLYRWLLAADLELKGYNSTKDRARRVIETLIIRLSQHAAPVAGR from the coding sequence ATGGCCAAAAAGTCCGCCGCCACGCTCTCGGGATTCGACGTCCTCACCGACCCCAAGTCGGTGACCGTTCCCGGCGTGGTGGCGATCGTCGGCGACGACGGCTTCCTCCAGCACGAAGTCCGCCGCGCGCTCGTCGCCCAACTTTGCGGCGACGATCCCGACGCGGCGGCCGAGCATCTCGACGGCAGCGAGATCGAGTACCGCGACCTCCACGACGCCCTGTCGGAACTGTCGCTCTTCGGCAGCGGTCGTCGGGTGATCGTCGTCGAAGAAGCCGACGACCTTGTGAAGCACTACCGCGACCGGCTCGAAGATTACGTCGCTAAGCCGCGCAGCGATGCGATCCTCATCCTCGAAGTCACTACCTGGCCAAGCAACACGCGGCTGGCCAAAGCAGTCGCCGAGTCGGGGCTCACGATTCGCTGCGCCACCCCCGCGCAGGGAAGAGAGCTCACCGAGTTCACGAAGCAGCTGAAGGATTGGCTCGTCGTCGTCGCCCGTCGCGAATATAAGTGCGAGCTCGTCCGCGCCGCGGCCGACCAGTTGCTCGAACAAATCCCGCCAGAGCCCGGCATTCTCTACCAGGAGATTGCCCGCCTCTCGCTGCTGGCCGAGCCGAGCCGCAAGATCGATGTGAAGCTGGTGCAAGAGAACGTCGGCGGCTGGCGGGCACGCAAGACGTGGGACATGATCGACGCCGCTGCTGAAGGCCGCGCGGCCGACGCGCTGCAGCAACTCGACCGGTTGTTCGCCGCCGGCGAAGAAGCCCACGCTTTGCTGCCGCAAATGGCGTCGACGCTTCGCAAGTTTGCCCTCGCAGTGCGGCTGTTCGATCAGGCCGAGCGTCGCCGCCAGGCGATTTCGATTCGCATCGCGCTCGAACGGGCCGGCATGCCCCCGTTCAAACTGAACGACGCCGAGCGGCAGCTCAAGCAAATCGGCCGCCCGCGCGCTCGCCAGCTCTACCGCTGGTTGCTAGCAGCCGACCTGGAGCTGAAAGGTTACAACTCGACGAAAGATCGGGCCCGCCGGGTGATCGAAACGCTCATCATCCGCCTCTCGCAGCACGCCGCCCCCGTTGCCGGCCGCTAG